The proteins below come from a single Chiloscyllium punctatum isolate Juve2018m chromosome 18, sChiPun1.3, whole genome shotgun sequence genomic window:
- the LOC140489186 gene encoding putative RNA-binding protein Luc7-like 2 isoform X3 → MDLGECTKVHDLALRADYEIASKLKDHFFEMDAMDHLQSFITDCDRRTEIAKKRLAETQEEISAEVAAKAERVHELNEEIGKLLAKAEQLGAEGNVEESQKVMEEVEKARAKKREAEGDTIASPSSSAFWEVYRNSMPASSFQQQKLRVCEVCSAYLGLHDNDRRLADHFGGKLHLGFIEIREKLEELQKLVAEKQEKRTQERLKRREEREKEERMKRRTRSRSRDRKRSRSRERRRHRSRSASHDRRKRSRSRSRDRRRRHKSRSGSRSRSRSHHRSRHSSRDRERERDRSREKSSKRKSRDRDRSRDRDREKSREKDRREKKRSYESANGKSEHSSEEREAGEI, encoded by the exons TTGGAGAGTGCACAAAAGTTCATGACCTAGCACTGAGAGCAGACTATGAAATTGCCTCCAAATTAAAGGACCACTTTTTTGAAATGGAT GCCATGGATCATCTGCAGTCATTCatcacagactgtgacagaagaacagaaattgcaaaaAAACGTTTGGCAGAAACCCAAGAAGAAATCAGTGCAGAGGTGGCAGCAAAG GCTGAGCGAGTTCATGAACTTAATGAGGAAATCGGGAAACTGCTTGCCAAAGCAGAACAGTTGGGAGCAGAAGGAAATGTTGAAGAATCCCAAAAGGTCATGGAGGAAGTTGAGAAGGCACGAGCTAAGAAGAGGGAAGCTGAG GGGGACACCATTGCTTCTCCTTCCTCCAGTGCATTCTGG GAGGTTTATCGAAATTCCATGCCAGCCTCCAGCTTCCAGCAGCAAAAACTGCGAGTCTGTGAGGTGTGCTCGGCATACTTGGGTCTTCATGATAATGATCGACGCCTTGCAGACCACTTTGGTGGCAAACTTCACCTGGGATTCATTGAAATTAGAGAGAAACTGGAAGAACTACAG AAACTTGTTgctgagaaacaggagaaaagaactCAAGAGCGTCTGAAACggcgagaggagagagaaaaggaggaaagAATGAAAAGAAG GACCAGATCTCGCAGCAGGGATCGTAAAAG ATCAAGATCAAGGGAACGTCGTCGACATCGATCCAGGTCTGCATCCCATGATCGACGCAAGCGTTCCCGCTCTCGCTCAAGGGACCGGCGTCGCCGACACAAGTCTCGATCTGGAAGTAGAAGCAGGAGTCGTAGTCACCACCGCAGCAGGCATAGCtcaagagacagagagcgagagagagaccggagcaGAGAGAAAAGCTCCAAAAGAAA GTCACGAGACCGAGACAGATCCAGAGATCGAGACAGAGAAAAATCAAGGGAGAAGGATCGTAGGGAGAAAAAGCGTTCCTACGAGAGTGCTAATGGAAAATCAGAACACAGCTCTGAGGAACGCGAAGCAGGAGAAATCTAA